One genomic region from bacterium encodes:
- a CDS encoding choice-of-anchor N protein, translating into MKKLLFTLCLLGVFVFAAGATALPVLQVDISGGEYVGGTEQSTITGDTLFTLYALLTQDSPDFNKRYEMSVAVYAKIGFEDGLDPDAAFGTVDVDGAPLSFSNYGSPNFSTTPMELQEHGIFETYYGIFDVKFAAADTVGSYNVQDDSGAPGYSYYVGFNIDTTNLVDGTMIHFDLYDPADGEPFAPFSHDAGTRVPEPGTLVLLGIGMLGVAAFRRKLS; encoded by the coding sequence ATGAAAAAGTTACTCTTCACTCTGTGCCTCCTCGGTGTCTTTGTCTTCGCTGCAGGGGCAACGGCACTGCCTGTGTTGCAGGTGGATATCTCTGGTGGTGAGTATGTCGGCGGTACAGAGCAAAGCACCATCACAGGTGATACGTTGTTCACCCTTTACGCTCTGCTGACACAGGATTCACCAGACTTTAACAAGAGATATGAGATGAGCGTGGCTGTTTACGCTAAAATCGGCTTTGAGGACGGCCTTGATCCGGATGCGGCCTTTGGTACTGTGGACGTCGATGGTGCCCCATTGTCTTTTAGTAATTACGGAAGTCCCAATTTTAGCACCACGCCAATGGAACTTCAGGAGCACGGTATTTTCGAAACATACTACGGCATCTTCGATGTCAAGTTTGCCGCAGCTGATACAGTTGGCAGTTATAATGTACAAGATGACAGTGGAGCACCAGGGTACAGCTACTACGTTGGCTTCAACATTGACACCACCAACCTGGTTGATGGCACCATGATCCACTTTGACCTGTACGATCCCGCCGATGGCGAACCTTTCGCACCGTTCTCCCACGACGCGGGTACCAGAGTTCCTGAGCCGGGCACCCTGGTCCTTCTCGGGATCGGAATGCTGGGCGTGGCCGCCTTCCGCAGAAAACTCAGCTAA